The genomic interval GGGAATGAGGCCAGACCGGCCATGGATCGCTCCCCGATAAAACCCATCCGTGTCTTTGTCCCCATACACCTGTAAGAGAGGTTGGAGTAGAACAGCAAGGAAGATCTTAATTACAATGGCTGGATGATCAAATATCATCAGCTGTGACTCTCTGTCTTGACGCCTCACCTTGATGATCTGTCCTTCTTTAAAAGGAAGCTCTTCATCAGCAGCATCTGGGTTTGGGGACATGGAGAGAGGGTCATACTCGAACAATGCTACAAAGATACGGAAGGGGTCTTCAGATTCGGACTCATCGTAGTGTGGAGGAGACCGCCGTCCTCGGTCCCTGTAACCTCCTGAGAAATGATGGATAGAAGACTGAAAAATGTTGGTGAGGTTATGTTTGGTTATTTCCAGAATTTTGTTTCCTGTGTTAGGTCAACGTGCGTGTGAATCTACCTTCAGGAAATCTGATTTCACATGCATTCATACATTCAAATCTTTAAACATGAGGTAATTTTAGGTCATTTATATTTGTTCAATGACCAGTGACCAATGGTTTGAGTGTAAGCACGTTAAAATCTTCTTCATTTGCAATTCATTCCTTATTACTAAATCTTTGAGTGGCGTCACAGACAAACATGTGGTGATGCAATGAATGGTAGAATACACTCCGATGGCAACATATCACACAAGCTGCAAGCCAAATGTGTTTCACTGGGAGTccaataaatgaaaacatgggCAGAAAAAAACACTACTTTAACCATGCACTAAACAGGAGCTGAAGAAAACTAGTCTTGGTTCTGATTAGTCCTGAATAACATTCCACCTTAAGATGTACACCATACATCTTCCACAACTTACTAGGCTGTGCCAAAGAGGAACTAGCAAATGTGCCCCATGTACATTCTGGAAAGCTGATGCAATGCAAAATGGAATGTACAGTAAGTTTTCTATCACCTGTGAAACATAACTTTGTTGGATTACAATCTGGTTACAATTTAGTGTAAGGCACTACCTTTAATGTTTTCCCTAATATCATGCACAGCCAACGTAAAAGCCTGAAGTTGAGATGGAAAGGGAAGGGTTTAGCAGGCATCTCATGGCAGGTTGGTGCAACAGGGAAGAACATTCTCTGAGCAGGAAGCGAACACTTTACTATCAAGGGCAACCATCTTATACCTAGTGTGCATCCCTTAAGTCTTAATGCAAGCCTCCATCTTGGCAGTCCAGCGTTTCAACCTCATGCGTTTCAGAAACTTGCTCATGGCACTTTCTTGCTCTTCTGTCTCATTGTGCTTTGGCAGAACACGGAGCTGCAACACATACCATAAGGAGGCCTGTGGCCACCATGCCTCCGTGAACACCATGTCCTGTGCCGCGCTACACGGCCATAGTAAACATCCTCCATGACCGGAGAACGGTTCCCTTCACTGTTACTCTCAGTGGTTATCTCTGAGGGAAACACCAACCAAAGAGCTGTTACCATGAACAGACCACACCACTTTGCACGGCCTTGCCTAACAAGTCGTCCAGTTAAGCAAATGAGGCAGAGAGGGCTACACAAGTACTGTCTATATCCCTAAGAAAAGCTTTAATAACTTGAGACTGTGCCCTTTCAGAAATCAATTTTATAATCTAAACGTTTTTGACCTTTGAACTTGAGCAACGGTTGGAATTAGCTGAAGATCTATGATAAACTGTTGAGCAGGGCTGAACTGAGTCATGTGACAAACTTGAGGTTCACTGACCAATAGAGGGGACCATGAGCGGTCTGCGCTGGGGTTGAGGACCCCCATGAGCTGGCCTCCGATTTGAGTCCCGATCCAGCCTTCCTGAAGATGAAACGTTGCCTCCAACCTTATAGCAGAAGAGACAACAGATGTAAAAGATGCTACTTAGTATTCTACAGCACAATACTATAACCATCAACCTTAGAATGTTCAACAAATGATGCATAAATCAAATACATCATACAATTAATGTGAGGAAAGAAgactgaaaaattgtctttattgtttaaccttttgatcttttgttaacaaaattcacaaaaatactctcatggatatcaaacaattgcaaacaaaacacaggtttatcagacaaaaaaaatctttgttaaatataggtgtgtaacaattattggctgccctatgaattcatattaggaaaatatatttgacgtaTATTCCTATTGGTGTATAAATTTTTTTGTGCAGCTGGGTGACTAGttacaggaaattgttcaaacatgacttcctgtttcacaggagtataacacactgtgaagaggatggttcgagtggccaaaaaatctccaaggatcacagctggagaattgcagaagttagttgtgtcttggggtcagaaagtctccaaaactacaatccgaagtcacctacatcaccacaagttgtttggaagtgtttcaagaaaaaagcctctactctcatccaaaaacaaactcaagcatcttcagtttgccagacactactggaacttcaaatgggatcgggttctatggtcacatgaaaccaaaataaagctttttggcaataaacaccagaggaggttttggtgtacacagagaggtagccatatggaaaagtacctcatgcccacagttaaatgtggtggtggttctttaatgttttggggctgtttttctgccaggggaccaggacattttgttaggatacatggcatcatgaactctatcaaatatcaacaaatattaaacctgactgcctcttaaaagcttaaaatgggccgttgttggatcttccagcagaacaatgatccaaaacatacatcaaaatcaacactaaaatggtttactgaccacaaaatgaaggtcctgccatggccatcccagtcccctgacttgaaccccatagaaaacctgtggggagaactgaagaggagagtccaccagcgtggtccttgaaatgtgaaggatctggagagattctgtatggtgGAACGGtatcagatcccttgccatgtattcgccaacatcatcaggcattataggagaagactcagagctgttatcttggcaaagtgaggtagcaaaatgtattgaaaaaaaagggtgacaataattgtgtcacacatatatttaacaaagatttttttgataaacctgtgtattatttgtaattgtttgatatccatgagagcagagtatttttgttaatttttttaacgaaagatcaaaaggttaaacaataaagacaatagttcacagccttctttgctcatatttaccaaaggtaccaaaattagtggagggcactgtagtgTATATGAGTGACGTATGAATCATCAGTCAGTGAATGATGAGGATTTAAGTTCCATGTTTCAGCACTATTTGGCTAGACAAATAAACTACTTTTTTATCACCATAATCCTGACCGGGATAAATCAAGTTTTGAAGATGAATAGAGAAATAGATTGAACATCAAACATTCTATCTCTCCATTATGCTGCTGTTCTTTCTTTACACAGGTGAAAAACAGCTGTGCACTTTTTATTGGTTATTTAATAGTCTTTCCCCCTTAATCACTTTTATACCACCTTCAGGATTTTCACATGACCATGATGGAAAcaaatgtatttacattttcttttggcaactttttgaagaaaaaaaaaaggtttaaattgCGAAACATTTGAATGGAAAGCCAGCTTGGGTCACTCCAATTGTCTCAGTCATATCAGGACCCACCTTAAGAGCACTGTGTGAGTTGCGCCGTCGTCCATCCTCCAGTTGCATTTCAGAGTACagctcctcttcatcctcctccagAATATCAGATAGGTCTGAACCTCGACTGCTTTCTGTCTGGTAATCTTCACTGTGACTGTAGTGGGACTGTGGCAATGAAACATCCATTCAGAGTACAGCACAAAAACAGCGAAGCTCAACCTGAAGATTTGGTTATTCAGGTTTTGTCAGAAGTCTTCATCTGAACCACAGCTACCCTACTAAGGCAGAGCTCAGTAGCTGCTCAtagactgaaagaaaaaaaattacatcaacGCTTATTTGATGTCCAATGAAGCATATTGTAGCTAGACAATTGACCCTTCACTAAACCCCCCTcttaaaaatcaattattgaccAATTAAATTTTAACAACTGCAACTATGCATAACAAACAATATTGTGCATGGCATATTTGTCAATCACATAGCCAATATCTTAAAATTTTACAGAGGGGGCATGAAATGGTATAAACAATGGGAGGACAACATCACCATGCGCTACAATAtgtagctagcaagctaacaaGTTTGTGACTAGCAAGCtaagtcttaaaaaaaaataaagaaattgctAATTACTGTGAAATGGAGAATGGTGACAGCCTAATTACTATTTGCTAGCTTACACTGGAAATATATTACAAGAACCATTCACAGTAAATATATGCACGTAATCCCTCCCTGGCACACTGGAACCAAACTGttccagatgttttatttctaaaagaCCTTTTTATTCATCTCTAAACGATCTTTAATTTCAAAGTCATTTACAGGGATCACTCAATCAGGttacgttttttttaaaactgggaattgtaatatttatactTGCCTATGATACTGCAAAGATATGTATGAATGTAGCCTTAAAATGCATAGTGGAGACCTTCCTGTCTACTAACTGAAATGTCGGATGTATTGTTTCAATGGTATATTTTgtactgaaggaaaaaaaaccttccatCTACCACCCTAAAAGGTTACTTGGTTTGTCTCTCTGAATTCCACATTTAGAAAATATTCCATGTAGTACCACTTCAAAAAACTAGTACTGTTAACCATCCAAATAACTCATGGAGGAACCTTCTTTTCCTATTCTAAGAGTAAATTCTTGTCATTGAAACCTCCATTGTTGATATGCTGTCCTTGAAAGCTTAGAGCTTTAGAAAGGAGACAGAGCATAGCAAAGGGTCAACAAGATATAATCAATGGCTAATAGTAGGGttcttattcattatttaaacaaaacaatatatacacactaaaTATACAATTTGACAAAAATTTGCAAGTACTGCTTTTTGCCTTACTAGAGCAACATCACGTGATATTGGGCTCCCGTACCTGCCTGCCCAGTTCTGAGCCCCTAAGGAAGTCATCCACAGATTCTCCTCTTCTGCGAGACTGATAGCtttcctcatcctcttcctcatctGAGTTTTGAGAGTGAAAGCCCTGACTTCGCCTCTCCATCTATATACAGCAAAATACTTTCAGAAACCTCAGTAACCACGTCTGCTGCATTCCAACAGATTTTGTAGTGTGACATGAATCCTAATGAGGCCCCAGTACACATATTCTTAAGTAAACAAATTTACTGCATCAGTCAGCACTCACCCGCCCGGTCTCTACAGCCACTCTTTGGGCAGCTTCACGGGCGATGGCTTTGGCCATTGTATCTGGAATGAGGGTGCCTCTGGGCTGGGGAAGGATTCTCTGAGGAGAAGGTGAGCGGCGGTTAGGGCATGGCGGTGCCTCGAGAGTGTGTCCATGTGGCAGAGCTGGGGGAAGGCCAGAACACAAAGGCTCCCATGGCTGTGCAGGACCCCCACCAGGGTGAAGCATGCCCAGTACCTGCTCTTTGGTTTCCAATTCTCTGGCACTTGGTGGTCTCTGTGGCTGGGGAAGGGCCAACTGGGGAATGTGGGGTTGAGGCATTGGGATGGTGGGTTGAGGTATTGGGATTGTGGGCTGATGTATTGGAATGGTAGGCTGGGGCTGGGGGAAAGGGTGAGCAGGTAGAGGCTGGAGGTGAGGAGGAGATGGCTGAGTAGGATGGGGTAGAGGATGAGGCTGAAGATGAGCAACTGGCTGGTTTGGGCGAATGGGAAGTGTTTGAAGATGGGAACTTGAATCAGGGCCAGCATGAGGGGGAAGAGGCTGCATTGGAGGTGGGAGTGCAGTGCATGGAGGCAAGGGCTGGGGCATGTGGTGAGGTGGAAGGTGGACTTGGGGTGGAGGCACGAGCAGGTTGTTAGGAATGACGGCGACATGCGAGTCCTGGCTTTCGCCTTGTGCTGATAAAGTCCTGACCACGACCTCACGGGCCTCCAAACACTGGATACAGTTCAGATCCACTGTTGCAAAGTCAGCCATTGGGTACAACACCTCAGCGATCTGAAACCAATAGCAAGTCCAGATGTTTGTAGAGCCTCAGTTTTCTGATGTATCCTCTTCATTTTCACAATGAAAACTTGTATGATTTAATTAATTACTCATCTTTACAATGGTAATAACTTTTATGAGTCAgatgttaattaattttttagaCATTTATATTCGTTCTGTTAATTAAACTATGAATGTTCCGTTCATAGTGATGAATATTCAACTGTAATACTATAAAACAGTCACCAGCACAGctgagtttttcttttttatgtataAAATCATTCACTCAGCTTTGGTTAGTATTTGGATGAAGTGTCCTAATTACTGTATAGTAAAGTGGGTTTACATCAATTGTGCACATCCAACTGGGTTTGGGCAGAACGTTTATTACTTTGCTTTAGGAAAATACCATATTGTCTGGGAGTCTGCTCTAACAGAGGGTCTTACTTAAGAGGTAGACATAAGTGTAATTTTGCATTGAAAAGTACCACTGTGCTGTCAGATTTTGAATTCACTCCACCCACAGAATCAATGGTACCAACCTATCTGAGCATGAGAATAGCAAGTAGATAATTTGTTTTACCCTGCTGTTAGATGAGTAGTTGCAATGACTTATATTCTCCAACAGAGGGTACAAGTATTACCTAAAACAGCATTTCCCAGCCTTGAGCCATGTTAATTCTAATCAAGTCAATCAGTATTTTTACAAGCCAGGGTTAATAATAATCTCTAAAACTCTGCCGAAAAGTAGCTCTCCAGGAGTCACTGGTCTACATCATGACTGAAACATTTTCTGATCTACTCACTGTTGGTTTGCAGTTTGTATGTATTACATAAGCACGGCTGATAATGACGAATGTGCAGTGATTCATGCGCTCACCCTCTGGCCCTTGGTGCACACTGCGTAGCCAATGACATTGGCACCATTGGAGGTCCCCATGGGCGTCAACAATGGAGGCTTCCAGTGGACCTGCAGAATCCCTGGAGCCTGTCCACACTGGACCTGCACCTCATTGGGAGGCAGAGGAGGGCCTGTAAGGGACAGATAATGCAATCTAGCTGGATCAGTGCTGTTTGGAACAGAGTGTCCTCTTGGTTCAGGGCACTGCCTGCCCAAAAGGAATAGTCGATTTTATGGATCGATATACAAGTGCTTTACAGTTTCCTTGATGAGGGAAAAGCTCTTGAGACTGGCTAATTAACTCAAGTTAATGGTTGGTTCATACAATTAGGTGTTTAATGTACTTAAATAATATATTGCAAATGCAATACATTTATACACTGTTGTTCTATTAGTTAGTCCATGCATAATGTCTTATAGTGATGCATCGCccatttttgtgaaatttgtcTATAAACACCAATTCCCTGCTGAACAGATTtctattaaaatgcaaattaaatttaACAGACTGCATGTGTATTAACTACTTTTTGGGAATGCTGTCTTGCAACATAAATATGGTAATCTCAGGATCTGCTTGGAATTTATGGATGGGCACGGCTTTAAAAagtgtaaatacattttattaggGTTGTTCAAGGAAAAATGCTTCAAGGCTATGTGTGCGTTCTCTGCGAGGAAGGATGAAGTTAAGATCAAGACAAAAACAATCAGCTATGGTCATGGACATCCTGATCAAAACATTTATTAGACCATTTTAAATTGCTTGTAGTCTGCCATGATCAAGTTTGGGAGAAAGCCCATGCTTTAAACTCCACCGTCCTGCTAGTTAACTCCTATAAATTCCCATCTGTGTCATTCTTTACTCGTGAAGTTTCACCATCCTTTCCTATCTGCTCCATACTATTCAACAAACActactttttaaaagtttttagaAAGGGGTTTCTCTGTCTAGTGCAAAGCAGAACCCAATCAGAACTCCAGCCTAAGTTTTCAGTGTTATCCCCACTTTAGACAGTTTCGTAATCATTCTTCATGTTATTCGGTTGATGGAATGAGGGTATTGAGGGCATGGTCTGTTTGGTCTGTCTTGTGTGATGTCTCATATACAACAATATTTGTCTTTTCTACAGTGCAAAGATGGGCAGGACAGAGTCCACACATCTACACAAAGATGTCTGTATTTCGAACTGATGGAACTGAAATATATCACCAAGTTTCATTGGTCTCAGGCCTTAACCCTTTGTGCTCACTGGGTTACGAAGCTATCTTCGTCAGTATTATTAAGTGATCTATTCCAACTGTTGCTCATTTCTATTGTGCTCTATATCTTTTCGATATCAAATAGGTATAGCTGTAGATCAATGACACAAGTTGCATCTGACCTGCAGCCTGTGTGCAGAACTCGACCCCGGCTTCCTTTTTCTCTCGCTGTTCCAGTGGCATGTGCCAGGGCACCTGGTGTGGTTTGGCCACCACCCTCACCTTGTACACGGTGGTGGCTTTCAGGTTGCTGAAGCGCAGTCTGTAACAGCATGGCTTCACCACAGCATGCTCAACTCCATCCAAAAACACTGTGTGCGAGTAGTTGCTGTTGCTGGGGAGCCAGGAGAGCTCCGCTGAGTCACGCATGATGTCGTCCAAGCGCAGGCCCGTTGGAGCCACCGTGACATTCCGTCCCACCAGCATGGTGCAGCGGAGCTCATCCGACAAACCTCGGTCCGTCACACTCTGCACTGACATGCGGTATGTGCAGGTGGCTAGATCCAGCTTCTCCACCAAGAGTTTGGTCCTGCCACTGAAGGGCACAGTAGCGCGAACCTCCCCGTCCACTAAAACATTGTAGCCATTGATGTTGCCCCAACCAAGGGGCACTAGAGGTTGCTCCCAAGCCACGATGGCGCTCCTTGCCAGCTGTTTGATTAAGTTGATTTTTCTCGGGTAAGGCACGATGTCATCAGCCAGCTCCTCAGCATCCAGAGTGCCAGTCCCGTTACTGCACGGCCCAAGAGAGTCAACGCTTAGGCTGTCCAGGGAAATACCTCCGTCTATGGCTGTCAGGCTTAAACGGCCATGCTCCAGCTGCCCCAGATCTTCTGCTCCATCCACCGATGGCTTCTCTTTGTCCTGGACAAACTCCACAAAATTAGAAGGGACCAATCCACGCTGGCCATCCAGCAACTCTCCTGGAAGAATCATAAAAGATGAGGTCTGACTCACACTTCACGACAGTAACACATGACTCATGCAAAACAACCAaagattatataatataaatccTCTACTCCTGGCATATTGAGCGTATAACTTCGTAGGTCTACATACTGAATGTAATGACCCCCCTACAGTACATCAATAGGGAGGGTCCACCACCCAATAGGGGCCATATTCACAAAGAATCATAAGGTTAAAAGTAACTCCTAACTGTCGAATCTGGAGAAAATTGTGTTCTAGTCATATTCCTTGTTTTTTCAGTCTAAAATCCTGATGTACTCAAGTTGAAAGTGAAAAACATGTGCAAACTTGATAAACACCGTCTAAAAGCCCTAGCTGATTCATTAACAGGGTTTGCAGACGATTGCATCTTTCTTGCAGCACATCTTGTCATTGAAACTATTATTCACTGGAAATCATGCACAACACACCCCACTAGCTTCATGCACAATTGATTTGATTGCACATTGCAAATTAGCCT from Ictalurus furcatus strain D&B chromosome 18, Billie_1.0, whole genome shotgun sequence carries:
- the rimbp2a gene encoding RIMS-binding protein 2, translated to MRGQKPNVEELLRQSQTELLWIRRQLSIIAARNASHTRARAKLKHEVLPLHLSNVNRFRLLEETNRTLKLEVATLRQQKQLYKSLETEVSERGKRCQLLEREVKNKISACQSLKHELQLAKQERKRLNLQLFSHSLKAEQYEEVKSDYEKLRETLASVSEQRDSARREKDELQGKLENLKQALKHMCEAAEARQQLETEHEQALEILSSTQQEIQLLRKAQVEADKKHEEKVHLLEVKVHDLEQKCRTQSDKCNILSKELEKFHLGLHTDPERWPETARSRRAICNLLNELQSCTGKGDDRSAGSPLISELLQPLQVSRDTPETPLHINIAITARPQLMSISEMDDEVSPAPRSKARYTGQVRLCTARYSYNPYDGPNEHPEAELPLVAGKYLYVYGDMDDDGFYEGELLDGQRGLVPSNFVEFVQDKEKPSVDGAEDLGQLEHGRLSLTAIDGGISLDSLSVDSLGPCSNGTGTLDAEELADDIVPYPRKINLIKQLARSAIVAWEQPLVPLGWGNINGYNVLVDGEVRATVPFSGRTKLLVEKLDLATCTYRMSVQSVTDRGLSDELRCTMLVGRNVTVAPTGLRLDDIMRDSAELSWLPSNSNYSHTVFLDGVEHAVVKPCCYRLRFSNLKATTVYKVRVVAKPHQVPWHMPLEQREKKEAGVEFCTQAAGPPLPPNEVQVQCGQAPGILQVHWKPPLLTPMGTSNGANVIGYAVCTKGQRIAEVLYPMADFATVDLNCIQCLEAREVVVRTLSAQGESQDSHVAVIPNNLLVPPPQVHLPPHHMPQPLPPCTALPPPMQPLPPHAGPDSSSHLQTLPIRPNQPVAHLQPHPLPHPTQPSPPHLQPLPAHPFPQPQPTIPIHQPTIPIPQPTIPMPQPHIPQLALPQPQRPPSARELETKEQVLGMLHPGGGPAQPWEPLCSGLPPALPHGHTLEAPPCPNRRSPSPQRILPQPRGTLIPDTMAKAIAREAAQRVAVETGRMERRSQGFHSQNSDEEEDEESYQSRRRGESVDDFLRGSELGRQSHYSHSEDYQTESSRGSDLSDILEEDEEELYSEMQLEDGRRRNSHSALKVGNVSSSGRLDRDSNRRPAHGGPQPQRRPLMVPSIGGYRDRGRRSPPHYDESESEDPFRIFVALFEYDPLSMSPNPDAADEELPFKEGQIIKVYGDKDTDGFYRGAIHGRSGLIPCNMVSEIQAEDEETMDQLMKQGFLPLNTPVDRIVKVVVDPKSILGTVVVRWEYTLFGTPVHHRAPCTNTLRHCFTPRNYFKTFTNKRYSHCFFSVEHSRKGGRHPVATRRMVALYDYDPRESSPNADVEAELTFCAGDIIAVFGEIDEDGFYYGEINGHRGLVPSNFLEEVPDDVEVYLTETPSHHEQEEPVPAPRPEPKRVPVENTVPAPVLGRPASPIVRPLLPLGPTHLLSPARGPRDLKKKKGLLSKGKNLLKKFSK